Proteins encoded in a region of the Elizabethkingia bruuniana genome:
- a CDS encoding 7TM diverse intracellular signaling domain-containing protein → MPFRNLYTRIFLLTVVICCSVRLLANSKDTLKLSGANSINIIPYLRYYKDCDKLSEKAIWNKYLAGSFRQHNDEHVINNGFTTCSYWYTLTISNISDREELYYWNFYNDGILFTLYETDGLYQLKKAGSLNNRLSLSERKIPIRSLTFPVNFKLGETKHFFLKTQAIGHANLYFPTDISTEKDILIYEVDFAFLMGRYYGFFLFSALFNLLLFIIIRRRLYGYMFGYTSFLLMFALSEYLYDPYFYPEQVYIWISICPKMFYILCALFFYTKVFQKFTNHSSFLPEWNRILNYSNSFLLVIAILFFILKIIFRTDNGFSSSFYLIISTIIGTHLILLFTNIFYSAGKGNKYTCYYLLCNIIFIASIIIYILNTLDLTSVRVMLQPGYMIIGMAFELITLSIVFIIKYRNDFIGLNRKLQKEKEQQVFLASELIKSQETERQAIADNLHDGLGNTLNALKLTLASTGNFENDNIQKIFTLANQQFRELIYQIAPKEIGEYGLYRATEQSLNVFKASRIQFSINFMGNENLLHEDLKINIYRIFQELINNIIRHSDAAFVDITMDTNEKEFILQIEDNGKGVVQNTAEGMGVKSIKNRTAYYNGTYHQENLNPGMISIIQIPLNNENNKNYYSG, encoded by the coding sequence ATGCCGTTCAGAAATTTATATACCAGAATTTTTCTTCTTACAGTTGTAATATGCTGTTCTGTACGGCTATTGGCAAATAGTAAGGATACTCTTAAGTTATCGGGTGCCAACAGTATTAATATTATTCCTTACCTCCGATATTATAAAGACTGCGATAAGTTATCGGAAAAAGCAATATGGAATAAATATCTGGCAGGTAGTTTTCGGCAGCATAACGATGAACATGTTATCAATAACGGTTTTACAACATGTTCATATTGGTATACACTTACAATAAGCAATATATCTGACCGGGAAGAACTCTATTACTGGAATTTTTATAATGATGGCATTCTCTTTACTCTGTACGAAACGGATGGTCTGTACCAGTTAAAAAAAGCAGGAAGTCTTAACAACAGGTTATCTCTTTCAGAAAGAAAGATACCAATAAGAAGCCTGACATTTCCTGTTAATTTTAAGCTCGGGGAAACGAAGCATTTTTTTTTAAAAACACAGGCTATAGGGCATGCCAATCTTTATTTTCCAACGGACATCTCTACAGAAAAGGATATTTTAATCTATGAAGTGGATTTTGCTTTTCTTATGGGACGTTATTATGGTTTCTTCCTTTTCTCAGCCCTGTTTAATCTGTTATTATTTATTATTATCCGGCGCCGGTTATACGGATATATGTTTGGTTACACCTCTTTTCTGCTAATGTTTGCCCTTTCAGAGTATCTATATGATCCGTATTTTTATCCTGAACAAGTGTATATATGGATAAGCATCTGTCCGAAAATGTTTTATATACTCTGTGCTTTATTTTTTTATACAAAAGTCTTTCAGAAATTCACCAACCATAGCAGCTTTCTTCCGGAATGGAATCGGATACTGAATTACTCAAACTCATTTTTATTAGTAATTGCTATCCTGTTTTTTATTTTGAAAATAATTTTTCGCACGGATAATGGTTTTTCATCTTCTTTTTATCTTATCATCAGCACCATTATAGGTACACATCTTATCTTACTCTTTACCAATATATTTTATTCTGCCGGGAAAGGAAATAAGTATACCTGCTATTATCTCTTATGTAATATCATCTTCATTGCTTCCATAATAATCTATATATTAAATACTCTGGATCTGACTTCTGTAAGAGTAATGCTACAGCCAGGTTATATGATTATAGGAATGGCGTTCGAACTGATTACATTATCTATTGTTTTCATTATAAAATACCGGAACGATTTCATCGGACTGAACCGTAAGCTCCAAAAAGAAAAAGAACAGCAGGTATTTCTGGCATCCGAATTAATAAAATCTCAGGAAACCGAACGACAGGCTATTGCCGACAATCTTCATGACGGACTTGGCAATACGCTTAATGCTTTAAAACTAACATTAGCAAGTACCGGAAATTTTGAAAATGATAATATTCAGAAAATTTTCACTCTGGCTAACCAGCAATTTCGTGAGCTTATCTATCAGATTGCTCCAAAAGAAATAGGAGAGTATGGATTATACAGAGCAACAGAGCAATCCTTAAATGTGTTTAAAGCTTCCCGGATTCAGTTTAGTATCAATTTTATGGGTAATGAAAATCTTCTTCATGAAGATCTGAAGATAAATATCTATCGAATATTTCAGGAACTCATTAATAATATTATCAGACATTCTGATGCCGCTTTTGTTGATATAACAATGGATACGAATGAAAAGGAGTTTATCCTGCAGATTGAAGATAACGGAAAGGGAGTAGTACAGAATACTGCGGAAGGTATGGGCGTTAAAAGTATTAAAAACCGTACAGCATATTATAACGGAACCTATCATCAGGAGAATTTAAATCCCGGAATGATTAGCATCATACAAATACCACTGAATAATGAAAACAACAAAAATTATTATTCTGGATGA
- a CDS encoding YchJ family protein, protein MNCPCCSGKTYEECCAPFHRKEKHALTAEALMRSRYSAYAIPNGEYLMETTHPGKRKFHDKADMQEWGEMNQWTKLEIVRTPALNHVEFKAYFINSEGQEQIHHEFSYFQKMHNRWYYVSGDFME, encoded by the coding sequence ATGAATTGTCCTTGCTGTTCGGGTAAAACCTATGAAGAATGTTGTGCACCTTTTCACAGAAAAGAAAAACATGCACTTACTGCTGAAGCCCTTATGCGTTCCCGATATTCAGCCTATGCGATTCCTAACGGAGAATATCTGATGGAAACTACCCATCCCGGAAAACGTAAATTCCATGACAAAGCAGATATGCAGGAATGGGGAGAAATGAACCAATGGACAAAGCTGGAAATTGTAAGAACTCCGGCATTAAATCATGTGGAATTCAAAGCCTATTTCATCAACTCAGAAGGTCAGGAACAAATTCATCATGAGTTTTCCTACTTTCAGAAGATGCACAACCGTTGGTATTATGTATCAGGGGATTTTATGGAGTAA
- a CDS encoding outer membrane beta-barrel family protein, with protein MKITISSIALLMGSLVIAQAKNDTIREKKSQIEGVILTARKPTVESKVDRTIFNVSNSSILAGNTTWDVLRMTPLVNIDNNDVIKAEGESVTVYINDRKSVFTGKELKEYLKTIPADNLLKIEIITSPSSRYETTGSVINIVLKKRDDEGIKGSVTFNNRQNSKNSQYTNFNLNYHKKNFTQTLIGSYGNNNNFQKNTNANTLYKDNDVTNIVNEILSSNKSPSISSTSEYELNDKNSIGLILEYYQSKNVSTSDADFNRTKNGVPFDTYHQDQDVNGRYLTVGVNLFYKYYDKNKNKILNIDLGSNYNSQKNQNEFLKNYSTSSDINQLGISSHEQMRNYYIKIDYTQPLGKNGSIEVGGKMDFNNNVVPNNIYGNNIDRLHTNDIFHYEENINSLYINYSKTFFKKLETRIGFRYENIVYKMREDVSATSRKDSYGTLLPNLLLKYSFSENYDLSLTYNRNLWRPWYTEFNPFLVPTNEGTFSRGNMDLEPNPSHRLYMKFGFKKKYFLSARYMYTDRDYWTTFIEENGKIITLPANLNGKVKKYYLFANTNQTFLKNKLNINIGAGWYYIDNHDFNERNNLRSKNYISYIGASANISYTNIFNKNINLSAWVELSNPNNGNSLTNKTNIFHNISATKIFPKTQMEVSLQLMNIFNRPVFDNTTYSPDGTFRSVMRSDWYGFSLSFVKRFGNSKVKGNTKTDVEKNSGGQK; from the coding sequence ATGAAAATAACTATATCTTCAATTGCGTTATTAATGGGATCATTAGTTATTGCTCAAGCCAAAAATGATACTATCAGAGAGAAAAAAAGTCAGATAGAAGGCGTTATTCTTACAGCAAGAAAGCCCACTGTGGAATCAAAAGTAGACAGAACTATTTTTAATGTATCCAACAGCTCTATTCTGGCAGGAAATACCACTTGGGATGTTTTGAGAATGACCCCTTTGGTAAACATTGATAATAATGATGTTATAAAAGCAGAAGGAGAATCGGTAACGGTCTACATTAACGACAGAAAATCTGTATTTACAGGAAAAGAATTAAAAGAGTACCTGAAAACCATTCCTGCAGATAATCTTTTAAAAATTGAGATAATTACAAGCCCTTCATCCCGTTATGAAACAACCGGATCAGTTATCAATATTGTATTAAAGAAAAGAGATGATGAGGGAATTAAAGGAAGTGTAACCTTCAATAACAGGCAAAATTCCAAAAATTCACAGTATACCAATTTCAACCTCAATTATCATAAGAAAAATTTCACCCAGACCTTGATCGGGAGTTATGGTAATAATAATAACTTTCAGAAAAACACCAATGCCAACACTTTATATAAAGACAATGATGTTACCAATATTGTCAATGAAATTCTAAGTTCAAATAAAAGCCCTTCTATATCGTCCACTTCTGAATATGAGTTGAACGATAAAAACAGCATAGGCCTTATTCTGGAGTATTATCAAAGTAAAAATGTATCAACTTCTGATGCTGACTTTAACAGAACCAAAAACGGGGTTCCATTTGATACCTACCATCAGGATCAGGATGTAAACGGCCGTTACCTTACAGTAGGAGTCAATCTCTTTTATAAATATTATGATAAGAATAAAAATAAGATTTTGAATATCGATTTAGGATCTAATTACAATTCTCAGAAAAATCAGAATGAATTTTTAAAAAACTATAGTACTTCATCAGATATCAACCAACTTGGAATTAGTTCTCATGAACAAATGCGTAATTATTATATTAAGATAGATTATACGCAACCTTTAGGAAAAAATGGAAGTATTGAGGTAGGTGGAAAAATGGATTTCAATAATAATGTCGTCCCTAACAATATTTACGGAAATAATATAGATAGGCTCCATACCAATGATATCTTTCATTATGAAGAAAATATCAATTCTCTATACATAAACTATAGTAAAACCTTCTTTAAAAAACTCGAAACAAGAATCGGGTTCCGTTATGAAAACATTGTTTATAAAATGAGGGAGGATGTTTCAGCTACTTCAAGAAAAGATTCTTATGGTACGTTGCTTCCTAATTTATTGCTTAAATATTCTTTCTCAGAAAACTATGATTTGAGCCTTACTTATAATCGTAATCTATGGCGCCCATGGTACACCGAATTCAATCCTTTCCTTGTTCCTACCAACGAAGGAACATTCTCACGCGGAAATATGGATTTGGAACCGAACCCGAGTCACAGGCTTTATATGAAGTTCGGATTTAAGAAAAAGTATTTTCTTTCAGCAAGATATATGTATACTGACCGGGATTATTGGACTACTTTTATAGAAGAAAATGGTAAAATTATTACTCTTCCAGCCAATCTGAATGGAAAAGTGAAAAAATATTATCTTTTTGCAAATACCAATCAGACTTTTTTGAAGAATAAACTCAATATCAATATAGGAGCAGGGTGGTATTATATTGATAATCATGATTTTAATGAGAGAAATAATCTCAGAAGTAAAAATTATATCAGTTATATAGGAGCTTCAGCCAATATCTCGTATACTAATATTTTTAACAAAAACATTAACCTGAGTGCATGGGTGGAACTCTCTAACCCCAACAATGGAAACTCTCTGACCAATAAAACAAATATCTTCCATAATATCTCTGCTACAAAAATATTCCCAAAAACACAAATGGAGGTAAGTTTGCAATTGATGAATATCTTCAACAGACCAGTTTTCGATAATACCACCTATAGCCCGGATGGTACCTTCAGATCTGTTATGAGGTCAGATTGGTATGGATTTTCACTTTCATTCGTAAAACGTTTTGGAAATAGTAAAGTAAAAGGAAATACCAAAACAGATGTAGAGAAAAACAGCGGTGGCCAAAAGTAA
- a CDS encoding LysE family translocator, which produces MIPIHDLIFFIIAAFILVISPGPNMIYLISRTITQGRKAGLTSLAGVVCGFLFHIVMVSFGLTAVLFAVPYAYVVLKTLGTVYLLYLAYQAIKPNSKNIFEVDQNISIDRPRKLFTVGFLTNVLNPKVAVFYLSFFPQFIKPQYGSIFTQSLELGVIQVFVSFSINFTIVLTAAQAARFFAKNPTWIKAQKWFMASVIGFLAIKMALSKAK; this is translated from the coding sequence ATGATACCAATTCACGATCTTATCTTTTTTATTATAGCAGCTTTTATCTTAGTAATCAGTCCTGGCCCTAATATGATCTATCTGATCTCCAGAACCATAACACAGGGAAGAAAAGCAGGTCTTACATCGCTTGCAGGTGTTGTTTGTGGATTCCTGTTTCATATCGTAATGGTCTCTTTTGGGCTGACAGCAGTACTCTTTGCTGTACCATATGCCTATGTTGTACTAAAGACTTTAGGAACAGTTTACCTTTTGTATTTAGCCTATCAGGCAATAAAGCCTAACAGCAAAAATATATTTGAAGTAGATCAGAATATTTCTATTGACCGCCCCCGGAAATTATTTACCGTAGGTTTTCTTACGAATGTACTCAATCCTAAAGTAGCTGTTTTCTATCTGTCCTTCTTTCCACAGTTTATCAAACCTCAATATGGCTCCATTTTCACTCAGAGTCTGGAACTGGGAGTTATACAGGTATTTGTAAGTTTTAGTATCAACTTTACCATTGTACTAACTGCTGCACAAGCCGCACGTTTCTTTGCAAAGAACCCAACATGGATAAAAGCTCAGAAATGGTTTATGGCAAGTGTAATAGGTTTTCTTGCCATAAAAATGGCACTTTCAAAAGCGAAATAG
- a CDS encoding PD-(D/E)XK nuclease family protein gives MSETTQHSFLNKIVDSLLQQDKPLHAYTFILPGKRPAVFIKKILAEKQYEGILPKFQTIDELITEISGLQQISGIPLWLFAYKTYGKIDPKEDIQSFLKWFPTLLKDWDDMLKFSKSDTPVLEFMLSDERIKNWGELLGEDKPHRRNLNFWQKMNSFLPLLKKELLQENLATPGIIHEKVKETVSHFAETTKLQLVFCGFNAFTPVEEKLVRNLLQWDKALCFFQADEYYIKDRRQEAGKFLREHQHWKEFNEYRPFSWIENHFSENKNIQVFEVSGNIAQTKLLPHILDDLRKQNPELNNTAVVLLDENLLPPTLESLQHLVKSLNITMGFPLKNLSFSVAMKKLFYLQKQLDKNSSSYYYADLVPLLEELPYKKEDEPIIKGFLEQLEERNLVYISRKLFNELLGSISYINLLTKPNDPKVYLDTLIDFCVSCKFEKINDIDYENISSFEKAFISLKNQLQQYDFLVDIITLEVLVNQLVSTETIDFEGEPLSGLQLMGLLETRLLNFENVIMLSINEGKLPLGRTQNTYLPFDVRRNFGMNTFLENDSIYAYHFYRLIQEAKNVYMLFNGLTSGVNIGEKSRFITQIEMESQHQIQNYVVDSSSEPVNQEPIRIRKTSLVLEKLELWKQKVSPSHLNAYLYNPLDFYLNQILNTRLPDELEEEISVRNFGNLVHYTLDYLYQSLLNRKLTTADLKQAQNKVEEALDYIIIEKLKHSPDYYKRGMNYIHKSVAKRTLQNIIQKDLDDVELGNSLEILALEHNIHADFYLDDQQQDKISFNGFADRIDRFNGTLRIIDYKSAKAGDLNVKSNPKKDEDTQLFDKKYKQEVQLSIYAHCALTSGAFPDQEVQCGIWSFVAPDEGPKMLNISGDSYISKSDLELPMKSVKSIILDILNPEKDFVEEDSTGWG, from the coding sequence ATGTCTGAAACTACCCAACATAGTTTTCTAAACAAAATTGTTGACAGTCTCCTTCAGCAGGACAAACCTCTTCATGCCTATACTTTTATACTTCCGGGTAAACGTCCGGCAGTTTTTATCAAAAAGATTCTGGCAGAGAAACAATACGAAGGAATACTGCCGAAATTTCAGACTATTGACGAGCTCATTACAGAAATATCCGGACTACAGCAGATCTCGGGTATTCCTTTATGGCTTTTCGCTTACAAAACCTACGGTAAAATAGACCCGAAAGAGGATATACAGTCTTTCCTGAAATGGTTCCCAACACTTTTAAAGGATTGGGATGATATGCTGAAGTTTTCTAAAAGTGATACTCCGGTTCTGGAATTTATGCTTTCAGACGAACGTATCAAGAACTGGGGCGAACTGCTTGGTGAAGATAAACCACACCGACGCAACCTGAACTTCTGGCAGAAAATGAATTCTTTTCTTCCGCTGCTGAAAAAAGAATTGCTTCAGGAAAATCTGGCAACTCCCGGAATTATTCACGAAAAGGTAAAAGAAACTGTAAGCCACTTTGCTGAAACTACAAAACTACAGTTGGTATTCTGTGGCTTTAATGCTTTTACGCCTGTAGAAGAAAAGTTGGTCAGAAATCTCCTGCAATGGGATAAAGCATTATGTTTTTTCCAGGCAGACGAATATTATATCAAAGACAGACGCCAGGAAGCCGGAAAATTTCTGCGCGAACATCAGCATTGGAAAGAGTTTAATGAATACAGACCTTTCAGCTGGATAGAAAATCATTTTTCGGAAAATAAAAACATTCAGGTATTCGAAGTTTCCGGAAATATTGCACAGACAAAACTTCTTCCGCATATTCTCGATGATCTTCGGAAACAAAACCCTGAACTAAATAATACTGCAGTTGTTCTTCTGGACGAAAACCTGCTGCCACCAACGCTGGAAAGTCTCCAGCATCTGGTGAAAAGTCTGAACATTACAATGGGGTTCCCACTGAAGAATTTATCATTCAGTGTGGCCATGAAAAAGCTTTTTTATCTGCAAAAACAGTTGGATAAAAACAGTTCGTCTTATTATTACGCAGATCTTGTTCCCTTGTTAGAGGAACTACCATACAAGAAAGAAGATGAACCTATTATTAAAGGTTTTCTGGAACAGCTGGAAGAAAGGAATCTGGTCTATATTTCCAGAAAACTGTTTAATGAGCTTTTAGGAAGTATATCATATATTAATTTACTTACCAAACCAAATGATCCAAAAGTATATCTGGATACACTTATCGACTTCTGCGTCTCATGTAAGTTTGAAAAGATAAACGATATAGATTATGAAAATATATCGAGCTTCGAGAAAGCGTTTATAAGTCTTAAAAATCAGTTACAACAATATGATTTCCTTGTAGACATCATTACTCTGGAAGTATTGGTTAACCAACTCGTAAGTACCGAAACCATAGATTTTGAAGGGGAGCCTCTTTCGGGATTACAGCTTATGGGACTTTTGGAAACCCGTTTGCTGAATTTTGAAAATGTCATTATGCTTTCTATAAACGAAGGTAAACTACCATTAGGGAGAACCCAGAATACTTACCTGCCTTTCGATGTCCGTCGTAATTTCGGAATGAACACTTTTCTGGAAAACGATTCTATCTATGCATATCATTTTTACCGACTTATTCAGGAAGCTAAAAATGTATACATGCTCTTTAACGGGCTTACAAGTGGGGTAAATATCGGTGAGAAAAGCCGTTTCATCACTCAGATCGAAATGGAAAGTCAGCATCAGATACAAAATTATGTTGTAGACAGCTCTTCTGAACCTGTGAATCAGGAACCGATACGCATCAGGAAAACATCATTGGTGCTGGAAAAACTGGAGCTTTGGAAACAGAAAGTTTCACCTTCTCATCTCAATGCTTATCTCTATAATCCATTGGATTTCTATCTGAATCAGATTCTGAACACAAGACTTCCGGATGAACTGGAAGAAGAGATATCGGTTCGTAACTTTGGTAACCTTGTACACTATACACTGGATTATCTTTACCAGAGCTTACTAAACAGAAAACTGACAACAGCAGATCTTAAACAAGCTCAGAACAAAGTAGAGGAGGCGTTGGACTATATTATTATAGAAAAACTAAAACATTCCCCGGATTATTATAAACGCGGAATGAATTACATTCATAAATCGGTTGCTAAAAGGACACTTCAGAATATCATTCAGAAAGATCTGGACGATGTAGAGCTAGGAAACTCATTGGAAATTCTGGCTCTGGAGCATAATATTCATGCTGATTTTTATCTGGATGACCAGCAGCAGGATAAAATAAGTTTTAATGGCTTTGCCGACAGAATAGACCGCTTCAACGGAACACTCCGCATTATCGACTATAAAAGTGCTAAAGCGGGTGACCTTAATGTAAAGTCTAATCCTAAAAAGGATGAAGACACGCAGTTATTTGATAAAAAATACAAACAGGAAGTGCAGCTATCTATCTATGCACATTGCGCGCTGACTTCCGGTGCTTTTCCGGATCAGGAAGTACAATGTGGTATATGGAGCTTTGTAGCACCTGATGAGGGACCTAAAATGCTAAATATATCCGGAGACAGCTATATTAGTAAATCTGACCTTGAACTACCAATGAAATCGGTAAAGTCTATTATACTGGATATTCTGAATCCGGAGAAGGACTTTGTTGAAGAGGACAGTACAGGGTGGGGCTAA
- a CDS encoding DUF4268 domain-containing protein, translating into MFSKQEAAQLKTEFWTAFGKSFPRKWLLYDTKIKDFSFKFYADNKKAEVSLDIEMKDELFRNAYYEKIESLENLLREDYLPDAIMEEHYFLESGKEISRIWVQKENVSIFNKNSWQETFEFFVEKMTAFENFYQDFEDFIKDV; encoded by the coding sequence ATGTTCTCCAAACAAGAAGCGGCACAACTGAAGACAGAATTTTGGACAGCTTTCGGGAAATCATTTCCCCGGAAGTGGCTTTTATATGATACAAAAATCAAAGATTTTTCTTTCAAATTTTACGCAGATAATAAGAAAGCAGAAGTTTCTTTAGATATAGAAATGAAAGATGAGCTTTTCAGAAATGCCTATTATGAGAAAATTGAATCGCTGGAAAATTTATTACGAGAAGATTATCTTCCGGATGCTATTATGGAGGAGCATTACTTTCTGGAAAGCGGAAAAGAAATAAGCCGTATTTGGGTACAGAAAGAAAATGTAAGTATCTTCAATAAAAATTCGTGGCAGGAAACTTTCGAATTTTTTGTAGAAAAAATGACTGCCTTCGAAAACTTTTATCAGGACTTTGAAGATTTTATAAAAGATGTCTGA
- a CDS encoding DNA gyrase/topoisomerase IV subunit A, giving the protein MEENNLNHAEESLKKVSGLYQDWFLDYASYVILDRAIPSVYDGLKPVQRRIMHSMRELEDGRYNKVANIVGNTMKYHPHGDASITDAMVQIGQKELLIDTQGNWGNIFTGDSAAAARYIEARLTPFALEVVFNPKTTEWSKSYDGRNNEPIDLPVKFPLLLAQGVEGIGVGLSTKILPHNFNELVNASVAYLKKKPFQVFPDFLTEGLLDVSEYNDGQRGGKVRARARITQKDKHTLIVTELPFSKTTGDLIDSIIKANEKGKIKIKKIEDNTSDKVEILIHLHPDVSPDKTIDALYAFTDCQVTISPNACVIVGDKPMFLNVSDILKMNTDHTVSLLKLELEIELGELEEKWHFASLEKIFIENEIYQEIKNRASKEEVYGAIDLALNPFTKHLMREVTVEDIIRLTELPFMRISRYDQDKALENIAALEGKIEQVKHHLANLITYAIDYFLNIQKKYGKNKERRTELRIFDTIDATKVAVANEKFYANFDEGFIGTSLKKDQFLFECSDIDDIIIFRKDGTMLVTKVESKTFVGKNILHVGIWKKNDKRTVYNMIYREGKEGPYYMKRFFVTGVIRSNEYNLASDKKGSEVLYFSANANGEAEVVNVLLKPSARIRKNKLDIDFSELAIKGRDSKGNLVTKYPIKKIEMKEEGVSTLAPRKIWFDEAVRRLNADARGTFLGTFKGEDKILLVTPKGEARLVSFDLSNRFDDEYIILEKWKPEQSIGCIYYDGEKERYFVKRFLLESTNNPQLFFPSEHPKSFVEWVSTGKNASAELIFSKEKGKDKDPETILIDEFITVKGIKALGNQLSKDKIRTINITIPEPEEEEVIEEIPDISEDFDDDGTIGNLFEEGDDN; this is encoded by the coding sequence ATGGAAGAAAACAATTTAAACCACGCAGAAGAATCATTAAAGAAAGTTTCCGGGCTTTACCAGGACTGGTTTCTGGATTATGCCTCTTATGTAATTCTTGACCGTGCAATTCCGTCCGTATATGACGGACTGAAACCCGTACAGCGAAGAATTATGCATTCTATGCGTGAGCTGGAAGACGGACGTTATAACAAAGTTGCCAATATCGTAGGTAACACGATGAAATATCACCCACATGGTGATGCGTCTATTACCGACGCGATGGTACAAATCGGACAGAAAGAATTATTGATAGATACACAGGGAAACTGGGGAAATATATTCACGGGAGATAGTGCAGCTGCAGCCCGTTATATAGAAGCCAGGCTAACTCCTTTCGCTCTGGAAGTAGTCTTCAATCCGAAAACTACCGAATGGTCTAAATCTTATGACGGAAGAAATAACGAACCTATTGATCTTCCTGTAAAGTTCCCTTTGCTTCTGGCACAGGGAGTAGAAGGGATTGGTGTAGGTCTTTCTACCAAAATCTTACCACACAACTTTAACGAATTAGTCAACGCATCTGTTGCTTACCTGAAAAAGAAACCTTTCCAGGTATTTCCTGACTTTCTTACAGAAGGTCTGCTGGATGTTTCTGAATACAATGACGGACAACGTGGTGGTAAGGTAAGAGCAAGAGCAAGAATTACCCAAAAAGATAAGCATACGCTTATTGTAACAGAACTTCCATTTTCCAAAACGACTGGGGACCTTATTGATAGTATCATCAAGGCGAATGAGAAAGGGAAGATTAAAATCAAGAAAATTGAAGATAATACTTCGGATAAGGTAGAAATTTTAATTCACCTTCATCCGGATGTATCACCAGATAAAACAATTGATGCATTATATGCATTTACCGACTGCCAGGTAACTATTTCACCAAATGCCTGTGTTATTGTAGGGGATAAACCAATGTTCCTGAATGTTTCTGACATTCTGAAAATGAATACAGATCATACTGTATCATTACTGAAACTGGAATTAGAGATAGAACTTGGAGAGCTTGAAGAGAAATGGCATTTTGCATCTCTTGAAAAAATCTTCATAGAAAATGAGATCTATCAGGAGATTAAAAACAGAGCTTCCAAAGAGGAGGTGTACGGTGCAATTGATCTGGCTCTAAATCCATTTACCAAGCACCTGATGCGCGAAGTTACTGTTGAGGATATCATCAGACTAACGGAACTTCCTTTCATGAGAATATCCCGTTATGATCAGGATAAAGCTCTGGAAAATATTGCAGCACTGGAAGGAAAAATAGAGCAGGTGAAACATCATCTGGCGAATCTTATTACCTATGCAATAGATTACTTCCTGAATATCCAGAAAAAATATGGAAAGAATAAAGAGAGAAGAACTGAACTAAGAATTTTCGATACTATCGACGCAACTAAGGTAGCTGTAGCGAATGAGAAATTCTATGCTAACTTCGATGAAGGCTTTATCGGTACTTCACTGAAAAAAGACCAGTTCCTTTTTGAATGTTCGGATATTGACGATATTATTATCTTCCGTAAAGATGGTACCATGCTCGTTACCAAGGTAGAGTCTAAAACTTTTGTTGGCAAAAATATACTGCACGTTGGCATCTGGAAGAAAAATGATAAGCGTACGGTTTATAACATGATCTATCGCGAAGGCAAAGAAGGACCTTATTACATGAAGCGTTTCTTTGTTACCGGTGTTATCAGAAGCAATGAATACAACCTGGCATCGGATAAGAAAGGCTCGGAAGTACTTTACTTCTCTGCCAACGCCAATGGTGAAGCTGAAGTTGTAAACGTATTACTGAAACCAAGTGCCCGTATCCGTAAAAACAAACTGGATATAGACTTCTCTGAATTGGCGATAAAGGGTAGAGACTCTAAAGGTAATCTGGTAACCAAATATCCGATTAAAAAGATCGAAATGAAGGAGGAAGGTGTTTCTACACTGGCTCCTCGTAAAATATGGTTTGATGAAGCTGTAAGAAGGCTGAATGCTGATGCAAGAGGTACTTTCCTGGGAACTTTTAAAGGTGAAGACAAAATCTTATTGGTTACACCAAAAGGAGAGGCTCGCCTTGTAAGCTTTGATCTTTCTAACCGTTTCGATGATGAATATATTATCCTTGAAAAATGGAAGCCGGAACAGTCAATAGGCTGTATCTACTATGATGGTGAGAAAGAACGTTATTTTGTAAAGCGTTTCTTATTGGAAAGCACAAACAATCCACAGCTATTCTTCCCGTCGGAACACCCTAAATCTTTTGTAGAGTGGGTAAGTACCGGTAAAAATGCATCAGCTGAACTGATCTTCAGTAAAGAAAAAGGAAAAGATAAAGATCCGGAAACTATACTGATAGATGAATTTATTACTGTAAAAGGTATTAAAGCATTAGGAAATCAGCTGTCAAAAGATAAAATACGAACCATCAACATTACAATTCCTGAACCTGAAGAGGAGGAAGTAATTGAAGAAATTCCGGATATCTCTGAGGATTTTGATGATGATGGTACAATAGGAAATCTGTTTGAGGAAGGAGACGATAACTAA